GGCGATGAGATTGGCACCTTCATTAGCAGTGGCAGTGGCAGTGACAATGGGAAGTCATGCTCCTATCTATCAAGACTGTTACCATTTATTAAGAGCAAGCAACATTCAATATAGCGAAGTGATCTCTGTTTCGTACAGCTGGCACTTAAATGGGACCTTCTACACcagtattttattatttaaacatCTAGTTATATGTATTATCACAACTAATATTACTTATTTATTcttcttaattaattttaaatgacTAATAACTAATTTGAGAGCATGTTATATATATGACTCCTTATTCCATATATCATTCTTCTTTCTCACACTATAACTAAGGGTGGTGCTAGCTATATAGTAGCTAGCTTGAGtgtgaaagaaaaagaaaagaagaagaatgagtaaCATATTGGCAGCATTAGAGTACTGGTTAGTGAACCACCCTACAATCAAGAACTTCACATGGACGCCAGGGAAAACCATGGCCTCAACTCCACAGTTTCTGTGCTTCACAATCCTCTCCTACCTGTCCTCCATCTTCATCCTCCCTCAGATGAAATCCCTGCCGTCCATCCCCCAATCATTCCTGAGGCCAATCTCAGCCGTCCACAACACAtccctcctcctcctctcctTCGTCATGGCCCTTGGCTGCCTCCTCTCCACCATCTCCCATGCACCTCACGTCCAATGGGTCATCTGCTTCCCACCCCAAACCAAGCCCACTGGGCCCATATTCTTTTGGGCCTACATCTTCTACCTCTCCAAGATCCTTGAGTTCATGGACACACTCCTCATCATCCTCAGCAACTCCATCCAACGGCTCTCGTTTCTCCACGTGTACCACCACTCCAACGTGGTCATCATGTGCTACATATGGTTGCAAACCTCGCAAACACTCTTCCCGGCGGTGCTCTTTACCAACGCCTCCGTGCATGTGCTAATGTACGCTTACTACTTATCGTGCGCGCTAGGAGTGAGACCTAAGTGGAAGAAGCTTGTGACGAATATccagatcatgcagttctgcTCCAGCTTCGTTGTTCTGAGTTTGATGCTTTACTACCACTTCACGGGTTCAGGGTGCTCTGGTGCTTGGGGTTGGATCTTCAATGTCGTTTTCTATTCCTCTCTTTTGGTCTTGTTCGTTGACTTTCACAAAAAGAATTATGGTAGTACTGCAAACTCCAAGAAAAAGCTTACTCTCAACAACGTTAAGCATGATTATTCCAAGGACTTGTTTTGTGCTTATCACATCTCATGATGTTAGTATTAGTCTTAATTTAATTGTACCATGCATTGTCATTATTTTATGGGAAAGTATagacaaataataaaaatattaaacaatgtgaacaatggATATATTATATGTTCATTTTATTAGGTgtgtaaattattattttaatattaagatttaggtaGAAAATTTGGAGGTGTAGtgtgtttttatttaattggtAGTTGTTTATATTGTTCAAGAAAATCATTAGTTACCTAGCATAAAAGCATAGGTAACCAATAACATTAGTGAACAATGTGAACAATAGATGTATCGGATGTTCATTTCACTAGGTATGTGGatgattattctaatattaagatttaggtggataatttggaggtgtagtgtgtttttattttattggtgGTTGTTATGTTGTTCAAAAAAGTCATTAGTTACCTAACATTATCCTTTTATCAATGTTTGGTCTATATAGAATTAGGGTAAAGtactatttttattcttaatgtttgagtcaaattttaatttaatcattAACGCTTTAAacgttatatttttatttttgttccaaaattttttttaaaaagttcattgttgAGTGACATGGACattaataatattactgttaagtcatattctttttttatatgttaaaaaatataatcaaaagctttttgtaacatttttttaatttattttttatactaaacttcAAATCCTAATTGTTGTCAGattgattattttatttacaCACTGAAATTAAATGCTATTGATTTTTCAATATGCGAATTGTTTGTGTCAAATTTAATTATAGAACAATATTAAacctatttaaaaaaatttttgaattaaaataaaatgcttggatatttttaaaattcaaatataacGTTTGAAATATTaaagatcaaattaaaatttaacacaaatattaaaaattaaaataatactttatccataatattattatcgGGCCTACTACACATACAAGCCTACAAGCAAACAAGTTGGCCCAGCCCAAACAGAAATCACGCGCATGAAGAGAGATAAGATGGCGCGTCAAAATCACGCGCTCAACATACGAACGGTTACGTATGGcagactcttccacttcttccacttcttccattTCTCAAGGCGCTTTCAAAACAACGAAAACCTCTCATTTTCGAGCGAAAATCAAGTTTCAAAATATAGAAATCGTAGTTCGAAAACTGCATCAAAACACCATCAACCTCTCTGtgaagaatctgaagaaaaaaCAAACCAAGAATACTCAACGTAAGTCCATTAAAATactgtatattttacttttcttctacGTCGTTCTTCTAGGGTTTACTATTACTCTTGCTTCTTTGTTACACTGGTCTAAGTTATACGTCGTTCTTCTAAGTTCTACGTCGTTCTATATTGTTATTCTAAGTTCTCCTgctatttttgttgatttttgggGGTTTATTCCGTAGATTCCGGGGTGTAAACTGCTTAACCTTGTAATGTGGCTTGATATTGAAGCATGGTTGAGtgatatctgactgatatctATATGGATGTATCTGAATAATATCTATTGGTGTATCTCACTGtaatcaatgggtgtatcttgttTGACATCTTTGGGTGTATCTGAATAATATCTATGGGTTTATCTcactgttatcaatgggtgtatcttgagaatatctttgggtgtatctgactcatatatatGCGTGTATCTTACTGTTATCAATGGATGTGTCTTTttgttatcaatgggtgtatctgagtcatatatatatgggtgtatattactgatatctttgggtgtatttttagtttCAGAGAAAATGGCAGCAAGAAACCAAACTAAAGACCTTAAATGTGCCACACATCTCCTGAATGATAAGTTCAGAAACATGACTGAGGAGAAGAAGGCGATTGTGAGGGATCTTGGATTCGGTGGGTTGATGCACATCCCACCACTGAGGGTGGATCACCAACTCTTAAGGGAGCTGGCAAACAACTTCAAACTTGGGGAGAACAAACTGAAGACAGGATATGGTTCTTTCCAAATAACCCCAAAAAAAATAGGTGATGCGCTTGGCATCAATGCAACAGGTAATTAGCTCAAAATTATAGATGAATATTAAGTTGTTGCTTGGGTGTATATTAACCTGATGCTTGGGTGTATTTGAACCGACTTGGATGCTTTGTTGTCttcctttttgtaggagatctatttcctgagaaagttggctataagaaactttctgatgatgacaaaataatttatagaaGATTCCAGGGTAAGACCCTCAAAAGTCTTACCGATGAAATGATGGAAATCGGCGTTGGCAACGAAGAGGAACGCCTGATGTTCAAGAGGATATTCATCCTCTACATACAAATAGCGTTCCTTTTGCCAACGACGATAAACAAAATATCGCCCGTGCACCTGGTCCCAATTTTTAAGATGGACGGCATAGAGGAGAGAAACTGGGGGGGGCATGTTTTGACCTTCATGATCAAGGGCATAACAGACAatcaagagaagaagaagaaggcaatCAATGGCTGCCTCTTCGCCCTGATGATAATCTACTTTCATCTTTCAAAAAACAAAGGCAAGAACAGGGTTGAAAGACCACCAAAGCCATGGATTGCCAACTGGACTAAGGAGCAGTTGGTGGAAAGAATGAATgcagagagagaggaaattttGGTGAGTAATCATAATAAGTTGGTGTATTTTATTTACCCGAATGGtgctaactaaaatatctcatGTTTCAGGGGATTGTGAAGTTGGCAGAGACaagagaaaaaatgagaaaaaaagaaaaaaaagaaaaaaaacaagaaataaaaaaaaacaaaaaaaggaagGCGAGCCCAACATCGTCTTCGGACACAGAAACTACTGATAGTGACACTTCTACCTCtgaatctgaggctcaagaaGACTCAGAGGATTCGGGAAGAAAACACCCCGgcaaaaagggggaaaagtaagtaccatacttgggtgtaatttctttttcggtttgggtgtattttgtttgtCCACGTTGGGTGTATGTAGCTTATTAAGCAGGGTGTGTTTCGTTTGCtgcgttgggtgtatattgtatATTTAGTTGGGTGTATCTCGtgaattcatttgggtgtatttttagtatgttctaaatGACAATTGTTTGCCTTTCAGAATGgactcaagaaaaagaaagcagaggCAAGAGGAGTCAGATTCTGACTCAGAATCTGAATCTGAACCAAGTGATGAGTAAtgtcctgaaattattactcctttcttttggctTCTTTATAAAGATTTTGTGTATTAACTGAAGTGTCTTTTATTGACTTATAGGAGCGAAGAATCATCACCtgggaagaaggagaagaaaaagaaaataacaaaaacaacTCCAAAAAAGTAAGCAATTCTTTGGATAAAATtttgtgataaaattaattttttatttctgattggtactattttttttccacccagaacaccacaaaaaaagaaaaaagttgttGTGGAGGATTCACCTCCTGAAGAAGATCAATACTTTGACGGGTACAGTACCTCGTAAGCTATACTACGGTCTATCatcgtaattatttttgttaacgtCTTATTTTATGAATGTAGTGAGAGATATGAAATATCGAGTGACGAACTTGATGAATGGCTAGGGGAAAACGTTCATAAATCTGCTGCAGAGGGGTATGTCTTGCTGGGCTGTGTATTTGAgattttggtgtcttttgtttgCTAATAACTGTATCTTGTTTCGCAGGGACAACCAAGCTGACCTGCGATCGACAGAAGGTCGCTATGTGTCCTCTGAAACGTAAGaagctttattatttaataaaatcttgttatcatGATTTGGATGTATTCTGTGATAcaatttgggtgtattttgtggaTCAAGTTGGGTGTATCTTGTTTACTAAGTTGGATGTATATTTCGTTTGAATAACATGAAATCTGTTTAGACTACCGGCTGTGAACTTGGGAAGTGATGATCCTTCCTCTCAAGCACGCACAGAACAGAGTAGTGTAAACCAGCCGTCTCAGagcatgtaatttctctttcaaataaccgttacttttgttcttctaataacttctacttctaattctgtatatattttttttagaaaaaaaagccctttattattttattcaagaaaaaaaaggcagcaaaaaaaagcaaaaactgcaattatgtaagttctcaaaaaacaaagcccgtcttctttttgaattattcgggtgtattttttgaccttctttgggtgtattttaggttGACTCCGAATGATTCCAATATGATGGTTGTTACGGAACAAACGCCGTCGGAAGCGCTTGCAATGTGAGTTTTCCAAGAATATTTCAATCTTATaaccttattattttcaaatacgttgttaacctttcatttttattcttgtttagAGTCCCGATCCAGTTTTTTGTTCCGGCATCCCAGCAAACAACCACTGACGCAGATTCCGAACCAACTCCTATGCTACAGATTGAAGGGGCTAGAGAAACGTAAGAAAATAATATTGGATGTATATTTATTTagagtttgggtgtatatttgataacagtttgggtgtatattctTCCTGATTAATTTTGTGTAACTGTGCAGCACTCCTGAAACCCCCAAACAACTTCAAGAAACAACACCCAAACTTCCCCCAGCTCCAACAAAAATGTAAGTTCATTAGACTAGAATCAATCTTTGCTTATCATCCGTATATTCTTATTCTTACTCTTATTCTTATACATAATGATGCAGTCATCCAGACGCAGAGGACGCTGCTGCCCTGTTGATGATGGCACGGACAGCAACCTATGTTCCTAAAACAGATCCGGGGatgccatcattcagcctcGGATTGACAGATTCAAGCCAGGAGGGGGCGTCGACGCAGGAGACAGAAAGGGAAAAATCTCCAGAAACTGCAACTATGCTAGAACAATTGGACAGTTTGGTCCAAAAGTTAGCAAACAGTGCGTCAAAGGGAAAAGACGAAAGTCCACAAATTCAGAGGGAGACTGGGGGGGAAAGTTTTGCAAAGTTTGAAACTCCTGGGGGAATAAATCAAATTCCGGATGATATGAAACAAAAATGCTACATCTGGGGGACGAGACTGAAGGAAAACGCAGATGGCAATACTAACGAGTATGAGGAGATGTGCACTCTGATTGGCCAAGGAGAATACATTTTGATCAGAATGCACCTTGCATCCCTCCAGGCAAAAAGTGATATAGAATCTCAGGTAATTTTAGActaacattaatgtttttacACCAAAGTCAACTGCGACGTTTATTAATGTAAAATTGATTTCGGCATATATTTCTAGATTGTATCTGCCATCTGCCTCATCCTAAaccagaaaaatgaaaagaggtttcaggaacaaatatactgtctcccccctgatattgtggtaagtgttacttctacgaactttgggtgtattttatgctttgatttgggtgtattttgtgtATTTTCGGTTTTTCATTTCTTGTATCGCAATTCTTGCAGAGCATGGCACTTTCGGATCACCCAAGGGGGGAATTCATATCCCCGAAAACGAACAAAGAATTCAGGGTGGAAGCCTACCCGAGTTTCTTTGAATTCatagatagaaaaaaattaagt
This sequence is a window from Arachis stenosperma cultivar V10309 chromosome 10, arast.V10309.gnm1.PFL2, whole genome shotgun sequence. Protein-coding genes within it:
- the LOC130957891 gene encoding uncharacterized protein LOC130957891 yields the protein MSNILAALEYWLVNHPTIKNFTWTPGKTMASTPQFLCFTILSYLSSIFILPQMKSLPSIPQSFLRPISAVHNTSLLLLSFVMALGCLLSTISHAPHVQWVICFPPQTKPTGPIFFWAYIFYLSKILEFMDTLLIILSNSIQRLSFLHVYHHSNVVIMCYIWLQTSQTLFPAVLFTNASVHVLMYAYYLSCALGVRPKWKKLVTNIQIMQFCSSFVVLSLMLYYHFTGSGCSGAWGWIFNVVFYSSLLVLFVDFHKKNYGSTANSKKKLTLNNVKHDYSKDLFCAYHIS